A section of the Constrictibacter sp. MBR-5 genome encodes:
- the terL gene encoding phage terminase large subunit has translation MDDKCTFYEFVFIWNELCGYDVPEIHERFINFIETTEGVYDRRIIYAFRESGKSYIISLYVAWKIYLDANFTAVIVSAEGNLATERARFIKEVIETHPLTKHLAPTKENLKRYNASSETSQLLRSTWRKNNFTVIRSKVDLAPTCRVLSIGSSLAGAHADISIIDDAESEKNVQTSKSREDLKRKFSHLLSVSQNRMLVVGTPHHEESLYEHLREHSDFHWLTQTPYKDGSPPSPKWLDGDFSAYPGEPIWPEVVSIERLQTTRRNSSTGFYMSQYMLIPSTVTDSVLEPTAIRNYKLDLRESDFERTAFGNPKISIGELSVRKIVGYWDSALGQSYGDRSVLAIAAMMDNNDIYVLDIVTLPEADLTLERPFEKQFRSVLAAMKRYHCREIYIESNFIKTLPSELAVYAKAVQQKIKVHTVNRTSSQNKKKLITDTLQPVISFGRLYIPPHVRSHPHFLMEVKHHPYSTKDDCIDALTGAIMHLPGVKSQAHKAPAIRHGFGNSEMGNNIINRYTLGS, from the coding sequence ATGGATGATAAATGCACGTTTTATGAATTCGTTTTTATATGGAATGAATTATGCGGATATGATGTTCCTGAAATACATGAACGCTTCATAAATTTTATTGAGACTACCGAAGGTGTATATGACAGAAGAATCATTTACGCATTTCGTGAGTCCGGTAAATCTTATATCATTTCATTATATGTCGCTTGGAAGATTTACTTAGATGCAAACTTCACTGCGGTTATAGTATCTGCCGAAGGTAACTTGGCCACTGAAAGAGCTAGGTTCATTAAGGAAGTTATTGAGACACACCCTTTAACGAAACACTTAGCTCCTACAAAAGAAAACTTAAAACGCTACAATGCCAGTTCGGAAACCAGCCAACTATTACGCAGCACATGGCGAAAGAACAACTTTACGGTAATCAGAAGCAAGGTTGATCTTGCTCCTACATGCCGTGTTCTTTCTATCGGTTCATCCTTAGCCGGTGCCCACGCTGATATTTCAATCATTGATGATGCTGAATCCGAAAAGAACGTACAGACTTCCAAAAGCCGTGAAGATTTGAAACGTAAGTTTTCTCATTTGCTTTCTGTATCTCAGAACAGAATGCTTGTAGTTGGCACACCGCATCATGAAGAAAGTCTATATGAACATCTACGTGAACATTCTGATTTTCATTGGCTAACACAAACGCCTTATAAAGACGGCTCCCCACCTTCGCCTAAGTGGTTAGATGGCGATTTCTCCGCTTACCCTGGCGAACCAATCTGGCCGGAAGTGGTATCTATCGAGCGACTACAGACGACTAGACGAAACTCTAGTACCGGCTTCTACATGTCTCAGTACATGTTGATTCCGTCAACAGTCACGGACTCTGTACTAGAACCAACCGCTATCAGGAATTACAAGCTAGACCTTAGAGAAAGTGATTTCGAGAGAACCGCCTTTGGTAATCCGAAAATCAGCATTGGTGAATTGTCTGTAAGAAAGATTGTCGGTTATTGGGATAGTGCGCTAGGTCAATCTTATGGGGATAGGTCAGTACTAGCTATAGCTGCCATGATGGATAATAACGACATTTACGTATTGGATATAGTCACGTTGCCGGAAGCCGATCTAACGTTGGAACGTCCATTTGAAAAGCAATTTCGTTCTGTCTTAGCTGCGATGAAGAGATATCATTGCCGGGAGATTTACATAGAAAGCAACTTCATTAAGACATTGCCTAGCGAATTGGCGGTATATGCGAAGGCGGTTCAACAGAAGATCAAGGTTCACACTGTCAACAGAACAAGCTCTCAAAACAAAAAGAAACTTATCACTGACACATTACAACCGGTTATCAGCTTTGGACGTTTATATATTCCGCCTCATGTCCGTTCTCACCCGCATTTTCTTATGGAAGTGAAGCATCATCCTTATTCAACGAAAGATGACTGTATCGACGCCTTAACCGGTGCGATCATGCATCTTCCAGGGGTTAAAAGCCAAGCTCATAAGGCTCCTGCAATTCGTCACGGTTTCGGAAATTCGGAAATGGGAAATAATATTATCAACCGATACACCCTAGGTTCATAA